One region of Danio rerio strain Tuebingen ecotype United States chromosome 5, GRCz12tu, whole genome shotgun sequence genomic DNA includes:
- the cfap73 gene encoding coiled-coil domain-containing protein 42 homolog isoform X2 encodes MAEKMNLEDYFRLIFEERLSLNKAEHEGLKDMKTTAMQLLEAREQSACVSRALEVQKEELQMKQESLKDREENIKKEEEKLKNSLLQYNKFLQENDARRLRAIKKAEAERAQTRLKELEIQKLKTENDVLLARKELLEERVGKAKCYQEFLERAAKMSRKFENPCQVIDRIQALQSINKELLENQTVLEKEREKTKLELMQYINKQRTALLHYNNQLHQLQTQLDNIRIEAYKWEIKLKHFQTTAAKETLEFAQLKTTVRNIYQMIITHYIRRVSEHTEDTFKQLETIQKYFQLMEAIDEDLKFNIMPNRTEENGTGD; translated from the exons ATGGCCGAAAAGATGAATTTGGAGGATTATTTTCGATTGATTTTTGAAGAACGACTCTCATt AAATAAGGCCGAACATGAAGGCTTGAAGGATATGAAAACAACTGCCATGCAACTTCTGGAGGCGCGCGAGCAGAGCGCGTGCGTGAGCAGAGCACTGGAAGTCCAGAAAGAG GAGCTGCAGATGAAACAGGAGAGTTTAAAAGATAGAGAAGAGAACATTAAAAAGGAAGAGGAGAAACTAAAGAATTCCCTACTGCAATATAACAAGTTTTTGCAA GAAAATGATGCCAGGCGGTTACGTGCCATAAAGAAAGCAGAGGCAGAGAGAGCACAAACCAGACTGAAAGAACTGGAGATTCAGAAGCTAAAGACGGAGAATGATGTCCTGCTGGCACGAAAAGAGCTGCTGGAAGAACGTGTCGGAAAAGCCAAATGCTACCAAGAGTTCCTTGAGAGAGCTGCAAAAATGTCCAGAAAG TTTGAAAACCCTTGCCAAGTCATTGATCGTATTCAAGCACTGCAGTCAATCAACAAGGAACTTCTAGAAAATCAGACAGTTttggagaaggagagagagaaaacaaaGCTGGAACTGatgcaatacataaataaacagcgAACAGCTCTTCTGCACTATAACAACCAACTGCACCAGCTACAGACACAGCTAGACAACATTCGCATAGAAGCATACAAATGG GAGATAAAACTGAAGCACTTCCAAACGACAGCTGCAAAGGAGACACTAGAATTTGCTCAGCTAAAGACCACAGTTCGTAACATTTATCAAATGATCATCACACATTACATCAGGAGGGTCTCTGAGCACACAGAGGACACCTTTAAGCAGTTGGAAACG ATTCAGAAATATTTTCAGCTTATGGAAGCAATAGATGAGGATCTAAAATTCAACATTATGCCAAATCGAACTGAAGAGAATGGCACTGGTGATTAA
- the cfap73 gene encoding coiled-coil domain-containing protein 42 homolog isoform X1, with product MAEKMNLEDYFRLIFEERLSLNKAEHEGLKDMKTTAMQLLEAREQSACVSRALEVQKEELQMKQESLKDREENIKKEEEKLKNSLLQYNKFLQENDARRLRAIKKAEAERAQTRLKELEIQKLKTENDVLLARKELLEERVGKAKCYQEFLERAAKMSRKVFENPCQVIDRIQALQSINKELLENQTVLEKEREKTKLELMQYINKQRTALLHYNNQLHQLQTQLDNIRIEAYKWEIKLKHFQTTAAKETLEFAQLKTTVRNIYQMIITHYIRRVSEHTEDTFKQLETIQKYFQLMEAIDEDLKFNIMPNRTEENGTGD from the exons ATGGCCGAAAAGATGAATTTGGAGGATTATTTTCGATTGATTTTTGAAGAACGACTCTCATt AAATAAGGCCGAACATGAAGGCTTGAAGGATATGAAAACAACTGCCATGCAACTTCTGGAGGCGCGCGAGCAGAGCGCGTGCGTGAGCAGAGCACTGGAAGTCCAGAAAGAG GAGCTGCAGATGAAACAGGAGAGTTTAAAAGATAGAGAAGAGAACATTAAAAAGGAAGAGGAGAAACTAAAGAATTCCCTACTGCAATATAACAAGTTTTTGCAA GAAAATGATGCCAGGCGGTTACGTGCCATAAAGAAAGCAGAGGCAGAGAGAGCACAAACCAGACTGAAAGAACTGGAGATTCAGAAGCTAAAGACGGAGAATGATGTCCTGCTGGCACGAAAAGAGCTGCTGGAAGAACGTGTCGGAAAAGCCAAATGCTACCAAGAGTTCCTTGAGAGAGCTGCAAAAATGTCCAGAAAGGTA TTTGAAAACCCTTGCCAAGTCATTGATCGTATTCAAGCACTGCAGTCAATCAACAAGGAACTTCTAGAAAATCAGACAGTTttggagaaggagagagagaaaacaaaGCTGGAACTGatgcaatacataaataaacagcgAACAGCTCTTCTGCACTATAACAACCAACTGCACCAGCTACAGACACAGCTAGACAACATTCGCATAGAAGCATACAAATGG GAGATAAAACTGAAGCACTTCCAAACGACAGCTGCAAAGGAGACACTAGAATTTGCTCAGCTAAAGACCACAGTTCGTAACATTTATCAAATGATCATCACACATTACATCAGGAGGGTCTCTGAGCACACAGAGGACACCTTTAAGCAGTTGGAAACG ATTCAGAAATATTTTCAGCTTATGGAAGCAATAGATGAGGATCTAAAATTCAACATTATGCCAAATCGAACTGAAGAGAATGGCACTGGTGATTAA
- the cfap73 gene encoding coiled-coil domain-containing protein 42 like-2 isoform X4 yields MSRKFENPCQVIDRIQALQSINKELLENQTVLEKEREKTKLELMQYINKQRTALLHYNNQLHQLQTQLDNIRIEAYKWEIKLKHFQTTAAKETLEFAQLKTTVRNIYQMIITHYIRRVSEHTEDTFKQLETIQKYFQLMEAIDEDLKFNIMPNRTEENGTGD; encoded by the exons ATGTCCAGAAAG TTTGAAAACCCTTGCCAAGTCATTGATCGTATTCAAGCACTGCAGTCAATCAACAAGGAACTTCTAGAAAATCAGACAGTTttggagaaggagagagagaaaacaaaGCTGGAACTGatgcaatacataaataaacagcgAACAGCTCTTCTGCACTATAACAACCAACTGCACCAGCTACAGACACAGCTAGACAACATTCGCATAGAAGCATACAAATGG GAGATAAAACTGAAGCACTTCCAAACGACAGCTGCAAAGGAGACACTAGAATTTGCTCAGCTAAAGACCACAGTTCGTAACATTTATCAAATGATCATCACACATTACATCAGGAGGGTCTCTGAGCACACAGAGGACACCTTTAAGCAGTTGGAAACG ATTCAGAAATATTTTCAGCTTATGGAAGCAATAGATGAGGATCTAAAATTCAACATTATGCCAAATCGAACTGAAGAGAATGGCACTGGTGATTAA
- the cfap73 gene encoding coiled-coil domain-containing protein 42 like-2 isoform X3 has translation MSRKVFENPCQVIDRIQALQSINKELLENQTVLEKEREKTKLELMQYINKQRTALLHYNNQLHQLQTQLDNIRIEAYKWEIKLKHFQTTAAKETLEFAQLKTTVRNIYQMIITHYIRRVSEHTEDTFKQLETIQKYFQLMEAIDEDLKFNIMPNRTEENGTGD, from the exons ATGTCCAGAAAGGTA TTTGAAAACCCTTGCCAAGTCATTGATCGTATTCAAGCACTGCAGTCAATCAACAAGGAACTTCTAGAAAATCAGACAGTTttggagaaggagagagagaaaacaaaGCTGGAACTGatgcaatacataaataaacagcgAACAGCTCTTCTGCACTATAACAACCAACTGCACCAGCTACAGACACAGCTAGACAACATTCGCATAGAAGCATACAAATGG GAGATAAAACTGAAGCACTTCCAAACGACAGCTGCAAAGGAGACACTAGAATTTGCTCAGCTAAAGACCACAGTTCGTAACATTTATCAAATGATCATCACACATTACATCAGGAGGGTCTCTGAGCACACAGAGGACACCTTTAAGCAGTTGGAAACG ATTCAGAAATATTTTCAGCTTATGGAAGCAATAGATGAGGATCTAAAATTCAACATTATGCCAAATCGAACTGAAGAGAATGGCACTGGTGATTAA
- the drc10 gene encoding dynein regulatory complex protein 10 (The RefSeq protein has 1 substitution compared to this genomic sequence), producing the protein MMDVDAATIPNKTKADSPKTINPSRKVLSCREAKLILGVLDECIHQMETASLLPTLLKSSEALSLSLEEEVVKALKEHQKLEEKYQSIALDGNHDQNELQVEKAKSAKLVQDSFRKIIRLLRATPTTKVVLKRIEPNTTGEMGSQKIRNGLCELREVVLERLLTTPAEEKESRKMMLEVSQRHSANQKLIEALEKEVAEANKNKDAEISTLNNKVLQLRRTLHQMGKGLEEFVMRTQQDAEKQSHSDRKTSDGKRARLQQEASQLRTQLNNAIKASRGREQDLRKEKYKEETEIENLIQKYDAEIGEKQTELEEMTRMHEEDQMELTELEKRFDTLDLEYSQIMEERQEAQELREQQERERQIQSQAATVIQAYWRGFCVRKAKKVSAKPKKGKKGKGKKGK; encoded by the exons ATGATGGACGTGGATGCTGCCACCATTCCAAACAAAACTAAGGCAGATTCCCCAAAGACCATCAACCCATCCAGGAAGGTTCTTTCATGTCGGGAAGCAAAGCTCATTCTGGGGGTACTAGATGAGTGCATTCATCAGATGGAGACAGCTTCTCTTCTTCCCACTTTGCTGAAGTCTTCAGAAGCACTTTCCCTGAGCCTGGAAGAGGAGGTGGTGAAGGCCCTGAAAGAGCACCAGAAGCTTGAGGAAAAGTACCAATCTATAGCTCTGGATGGAAATCATGATCAAAATGAACTGCAGGTAGAAAAAGCCAAATCAGCTAAATTAGTTCAGGACTCCTTTCGTAAGATCATCCGTCTGCTTAGGGCAACTCCAACCACAAAGGTGGTGCTAAAACGAATAGAACCAAACACAACAGGAGAGATGGGGTCACAGAAAATTAGAAATGGCCTATGCGAATTGAGGGAGGTTGTTTTGGAGAGGCTGCTCACAACCCCTGCGGAGGAAAAAGAAAGCAGAAAGATGATGCTGGAGGTCAGTCAGCGTCACTCTGCCAACCAGAAGCTCATAGAGGCATTGGAAAAAGAGGTTGCTGAGGCAAATAAAAACAAGGATGCAGAG ATCTCCACATTGAATAATAAAGTGCTCCAGTTGAGGCGCACACTGCATCAGATGGGAAAAGGTTTAGAGGAGTTTGTGATGCGGACTCAACAGGACGCTGAGAAACAGAGTCATTCAGACAGGAAGACGTCAGACGGGAAGAGAGCTCGCTTGCAGCAGGAGGCCAGTCAACTGAGAACTCAGCTCAATAATGTTATCAAAGCCAGCAGAGGGAGAGAACAGGATCTACGAAAG GAAAAATACAAGGAGGAAACAGAGATAGAGAACTTGATCCAGAAATATGATGCCGAAATAGGAGAGAAACAG acAGAGTTGGAGGAAATGACACGCATGCATGAGGAAGATCAAATGGAGCTGACAGAGCTGGAGAAGCGCTTTGACACTCTGGACTTGGAGTACTCACAGATAATGGAGGAGCGACAGGAGGCTCAGGAGCTGAGGGAACAGCAGGAAAGAGAAAGGCAGATACAGAGTCAAGCTGCCACTGTCATTCAGGCCTACTGGAGGGGCTTTTGTGTGCGCAAGGCCAAGAAGGTCAGCGCTAAACCCAAGAAAGGGAAGAAAGGGAAGGGGAAAAAAGGGAAGTGA